In Drosophila ananassae strain 14024-0371.13 chromosome 3R, ASM1763931v2, whole genome shotgun sequence, the DNA window AATTCTTCGTGAccattgatttatttttgattgaaaatacAGCTACCTCTACTagtgcttttttattttttttaataggtTGACACCGAAAACACCTGTTCTACTTGAACTTTCAGcaaaatttaattgttttatgaATGTGACGACAGAGAAGGCAAGCTTGACCATCTTAAAGAAACAAAAAGATAATTGTTATAAGCCATTACGGAACTtggattttataaaaatattactgATAAATTGGTCTCCATGCCTACTGGAAAGACCCCTCCAGCTGTCAATGTTATGGGTTGCTGAAgattgtgaaaaaaaataaattattgttgACTTGTATCGACGATCAGCAGACATGCAATTCGAATGGAAAAGGCTGTTGAAAAGCTCTATAGAATCGTCTATGAAGACATGGCATAAGTGACAGAAGAAGAAGGTCTCCAGAGAAACTCCAAGTATAAAGCAGCAAATGCCAAGCGTTGTCAGAAACGttgagaaaaagaaaattttaatcATTGATAAACCAAGAACGATTCCGATTATAAGAAATTGAACAAAAATAGACCAAGAAAAATAGTTCCTAAATTATCCTTACTTCCAATCCTTAGGCGTTGCCCATCCGAGAAACCTCGTCACACGATCCAAGTAGACGAATGCATCGCGGGACTGTACACATTCTGTCAAGGACTTTGCCTTTGTCCTTGGAAAAAGTTGCTTAACAATTCAGCAACGCGAAAAACCGAATATAGTTAATGCTTCGCCAGATATTAATGTGTCCCAAACCGAGGTCTTTGCTTTACTAAAGGACTACGCTTTCTGTTTTTATAAACAAGTCTTTGCAAAGGAAAAGCCGTTGGCTTATATAGTGTATAAACTGATTTAATATTGAATATGCGGTTTTTGTGGTTTAAAAGGAACCACTAATAGGTTTGGACAGACTTACATAGCTAAACTGATGAACCTCAAGCCATTATTCATAAAaactgttttatttattattttatccttatttgactttttattcaaataatcCACATTTTACTGAAATTTTTCAGCAATATTGAATTGTCTTATTAATGTGACAACCGAAAATGTTAATTTCACCATCTAAAAAGTAAatctattatttaaaaaagtgctGAGCAATTTAAGTATTACTTACTGACAAATTCGTTTGCATGCAAATTTGAAAAACCCCTCCAGCCATGAGAATTATTGGTTGCTGAAGGTTGTGAAGAAAGTATACCAAAGTTGACTTATATGAACGACTGGCTGATATCCAGTTGGATTGGAAAAGGCATTCCGAAAGCTCCTGGCAATCATCCATGATAACGTTACACAAATAGCAAAAGGGAAACGTTTCCAAGCAGACATCGAACATGAAGATGAGGGTGCCGAGACCGGTCCAGAATGTTGAAAAGAATACCACATTGATAGTTGATAGACCCAAAACGATTCCAATCAGAAGGAATTGCACGAAAATAGTTCCGGAAAATGCAGGACGAAGTGCATTGACATACCTAGAATTGAGTTTTAATCGTTAATTAATTGGTTATCTTTATAATGTCTTACTCCAATATCAATCGATGATCCTGAATGCATTGAGTTAATTCCCTGCTGTGTTCATCCTCACTCTTACTGAAGTCCAAACGCAGTGCCCTCAATCTATCCTTGAGCAGAGTTATATGGCATCGAGCCATTGACATATACGCCAGAGGACAGACATCGGTGCACTGTTGCATGAGGACTATGGAACTCATAAGGGTTAGCTCCACACAACTGAACAGATAGAAATGATTATCCGTATCAAGCATGGGAATAAACATTCTCCAGGTGTGTCGTCCCTTCAGGAAAAATGCTGTGAAGCTGATGACAACATAGCTGGAGAATAAAATATTGTACAACACGTAGCACAGATTGGACAAAGCCACATATCGATGCACCCTGGCTCTCTCCTCGTCCTTGACGCAGCTCTTGTCCAGGAGATCCAACAGCCTCTTGGCCACCTGGAACTTCCGATGTCCCATCATCGTATACCCACACTTCAACGAGCATCCGTACATGTTCACACAAATCTCCAGGGAACCTAGGAACTCTCCCgccgaaaagctcttgaatcgGTGGACATATTCCACAACAATTGATATCGGCAAAAGAATTAAGACCAATA includes these proteins:
- the LOC6498649 gene encoding odorant receptor 22a; translation: MLSKLFPLIKAKPLSEKVQSRDAFIYLDRVIYYFGWTEPVEKRWSSAYNMWTIFTTILVLILLPISIVVEYVHRFKSFSAGEFLGSLEICVNMYGCSLKCGYTMMGHRKFQVAKRLLDLLDKSCVKDEERARVHRYVALSNLCYVLYNILFSSYVVISFTAFFLKGRHTWRMFIPMLDTDNHFYLFSCVELTLMSSIVLMQQCTDVCPLAYMSMARCHITLLKDRLRALRLDFSKSEDEHSRELTQCIQDHRLILEYVNALRPAFSGTIFVQFLLIGIVLGLSTINVVFFSTFWTGLGTLIFMFDVCLETFPFCYLCNVIMDDCQELSECLFQSNWISASRSYKSTLVYFLHNLQQPIILMAGGVFQICMQTNLSMVKLTFSVVTLIRQFNIAEKFQ